DNA sequence from the Trichocoleus desertorum ATA4-8-CV12 genome:
TGCAGTTACAAACTTTTTTCAGCGTCATAGCATTCAGGCTGATACCTTTAAGAGAATCTGTAGTGGCTTACAGCTCAATTGGGAAGAGATTTTAGAGACCAAAGCCACCGATGAGATGGTAGAGATACAGAGAGCTGGGCAGCCAGAAGCACTTAAACTTGGCAGCTCCACTACCATTCAAGAAGAAAAAACTATGGCAACGGTTCTGCGCCAGGTAACAGTAGTTGATCAGCACAACGAGACCAAAGCAGTGATCGTCCTAGAGGGCGACATTGCCTCTGTTGATGCCAATTTTAGAACAACGATTGAAGCCGTTCTAAAAATATATGTAGGGGCCACAATACGTGTTCAAGATATTGAAGGAGGCAGCATTAGAATTAAGATTTCAGGCTCTCCAGAAGATATCGAAAGGCTGATAGAAAATGTTACTTCAGGAGAAATCACTGAGCTGAGTGGATTACCGATTCAAGAGGTTGAGCGTTTAGATGAACAATCATCAGAAGCTATCAACACCAAAACTTCTTGGAATAAATGGAATGTGGTTCAAGAAATTATCAATTCTCCAGCTCAAAATCGCGAACTTAGCAATGTAGATCTAAGTGATACTGACCTGAGCGGTGCAAACCTGAGCGGTGCAAACCTGAGCGGTGCAAACCTGAGCGGTGCAAACCTGAGCGGTGCCCACCTGAGTGGTGCAAACCTGAGCGGTGCATATATTGATGAGCAGACACAAATCAATGCTAAATGGCGTTTAGCTTGGGAGATCGTCAACCAAGGAGCTAGTCAGGCCAACCTGAGCGGTGTAGACCTGAGCGGTGCCAACCTGGGCGGTGCAAACCTGAGCGGTGCCAACCTGGGCGGTGCCAACCTGAGCGGTGTAGACCTGAGCGGTGTAGACCTGAGCGGTGCCAACCTGAGCGGTGCCAACCTGATCGGTGCAAATCTGAGCGGTGCCAACCTGAGCGGTGCATA
Encoded proteins:
- a CDS encoding pentapeptide repeat-containing protein translates to MPESNSRKRLTVIASPEGIKKAEKALIRLGFESKANFAKAQLISRNAVTNFFQRHSIQADTFKRICSGLQLNWEEILETKATDEMVEIQRAGQPEALKLGSSTTIQEEKTMATVLRQVTVVDQHNETKAVIVLEGDIASVDANFRTTIEAVLKIYVGATIRVQDIEGGSIRIKISGSPEDIERLIENVTSGEITELSGLPIQEVERLDEQSSEAINTKTSWNKWNVVQEIINSPAQNRELSNVDLSDTDLSGANLSGANLSGANLSGANLSGAHLSGANLSGAYIDEQTQINAKWRLAWEIVNQGASQANLSGVDLSGANLGGANLSGANLGGANLSGVDLSGVDLSGANLSGANLIGANLSGANLSGAYINEETQINAKWRLAWEIVNQGASQANLSGVDLSGANLSGVDLSGANLSGVDLSGVDLSGANLSGANLSGANLSGAYIDEQTQINAKWRLAWEIVNQGASQANLSGVDLSGANL